In one Dermatophilaceae bacterium Sec6.4 genomic region, the following are encoded:
- the fdhA gene encoding formaldehyde dehydrogenase, glutathione-independent has protein sequence MAGNRVVVYKGAGEVAVEEIDYPSLELPDDVVTGLNIQRKAPHAVILRLVTTNICGSDQHMVRGRTTAPIGQTLGHEITGEVVDMGEDVLFVKKGDICSVPFNIACGRCRMCNEGKTGICLNVNPARAGAAYGYVDMGGWIGGQAEYVMVPYADFNLLPFPDRDQAMEKIMDLTMLSDIFPTGYHGAYTAGVTTGSTVYVAGAGPVGLAAAHAAQLLGASVVVVGDMNTERLAQARSFGCETVDLSGGDDLVDLIEAVVGEREVDAAVDAVGFEARGHGADAEEAPATVLNACMTLTRAGGGIGIPGLYVTGDPGAADDNAKEGTLGIRLGLGWAKSHSLMTGQCPVKKYNRQLMNLILRDKAQIAKAVNAVKITLDEAPNGYADFDKGAAKKYVIDPHGMLG, from the coding sequence ATGGCAGGTAACAGAGTTGTCGTCTACAAGGGCGCTGGTGAAGTAGCGGTCGAGGAGATTGATTACCCGTCCTTGGAGCTCCCGGACGATGTCGTGACAGGTCTGAACATCCAGCGCAAGGCGCCGCATGCAGTGATTCTGCGGCTGGTGACCACGAATATCTGTGGCAGTGACCAGCACATGGTGCGAGGCCGCACCACTGCGCCGATCGGTCAGACGCTGGGTCACGAGATCACCGGCGAGGTGGTCGACATGGGGGAGGATGTGCTCTTCGTCAAGAAGGGTGACATCTGCTCGGTCCCCTTCAACATTGCCTGCGGCCGGTGCCGCATGTGCAACGAGGGCAAGACCGGCATCTGCCTCAACGTCAACCCTGCACGGGCCGGCGCCGCCTACGGGTACGTCGACATGGGCGGCTGGATCGGCGGCCAGGCCGAGTACGTGATGGTGCCGTACGCCGATTTCAATCTGCTCCCGTTCCCTGACCGCGATCAGGCAATGGAGAAGATCATGGACTTGACGATGCTGTCGGACATCTTCCCGACCGGGTATCACGGGGCGTACACCGCAGGTGTGACCACGGGATCGACGGTGTACGTCGCGGGGGCCGGGCCCGTCGGTTTGGCTGCTGCTCACGCCGCCCAGCTACTCGGGGCGTCGGTGGTCGTCGTCGGCGATATGAACACCGAACGTCTTGCCCAGGCGCGTAGTTTCGGCTGCGAGACCGTAGATCTATCCGGTGGCGACGATCTGGTCGACCTGATTGAGGCGGTCGTCGGGGAGCGCGAGGTCGATGCCGCTGTCGACGCCGTGGGTTTCGAAGCCCGCGGGCACGGTGCGGATGCCGAGGAGGCACCTGCGACGGTGCTCAACGCCTGCATGACCCTCACGCGCGCAGGTGGCGGAATCGGCATACCGGGGCTCTATGTCACCGGTGATCCCGGTGCTGCCGACGACAATGCCAAAGAAGGCACCCTCGGTATCCGGCTCGGTCTGGGATGGGCGAAGTCGCACTCGCTGATGACCGGCCAGTGCCCGGTGAAGAAGTACAACCGCCAGTTGATGAATCTGATTCTGCGGGACAAGGCGCAGATCGCCAAGGCCGTCAACGCGGTCAAGATCACCCTGGATGAGGCGCCGAACGGGTACGCCGACTTCGACAAGGGCGCAGCTAAGAAGTACGTCATCGATCCGCACGGCATGCTCGGCTGA